In Lepeophtheirus salmonis chromosome Z, UVic_Lsal_1.4, whole genome shotgun sequence, the genomic window tgtacttttttttgttattttcttcacATGAAGATGCTCGAgcgttgtttttttgttcaattcgTAGCACACAATATTCCAcgacttatttttaaaaaaagagttcatagTTATTAATGTGTATATAAAGCCCGAGTATTCCATGAACACAACATCAGTTGCATTTTCCATCATTGGCAATCAATAacaccaaaaatgaaatatttagtaagACACATTAAAATGTTCTCTCTAATTAGTTAATTCATATTactaaatatgtttgtattttccAGGCTCTTTGTACCTTAGTTCTCTGCTCTGCCATCAGCATTGATGCCGGAGTATTCTCCAGAAGAATTGGTCGTAACTCACCTCCAATCAGCTCTTACGGAGCTGGACAAGTAGGATCTGCTTCATCTTTTAACCAAGTCACATCCTCATTCGGTGGATCTGGTTCATCTTTCGGAGGATCATCTTTCGGTGGATCCGCTGGAGGAGCTTCATCTGGACCCGCTGTCCCCGTTGTTGCTATTATCAGTGAATCAAACAATGCTCCCGGTACCCTTGGAGACAATAGCGACTTTGACAACTCCTTTGAATCCGAAAATGGTATCAGACAAACATCTTCTGGATCCACTGTCACTATTGGAGAAGAATCTGTCGTTGTCATGAAGGGATCTTACGAATATGTTGGCCCTGATGGTCAAACTTACGTTGTCGACTGGATCGCTGATGAGAATGGATTCCAACCCTCTGCCCCTCATCTCCCCAAGGAAGTCCCAATCCCATTCCCTGAAATTGCTGAAGCCGTCGCAGCTCAAATTGCTTTTGCTGCCCAAGAAGATGCTGTTGGAGGATCTACTTCTGCTGGTGGATTTAGTGGTTCTGCTGCAGGTGGATTTGGACAATCTTTTGGTGCATCTAGCCAAAGCCAATCCGTTGCTCCCCTTACACAATATGGTCGTTAAGACTTTCCTtcctaaaattttatactttttatacattcttgaaatataaataattaattacaaacgAAAGTTGatcgaaataaatttaatttaaaaagaatatatctaTTTCTGATTTaagattttacaaaatttccaatttatagTATATTGGATCATCAATCTTCCTATTTAGAttggaaaaatctttaataacgAATAATCTGAAGGATTTGGTTCATATttaacaatgaattttttttaatcattactGCAGATGCTATTTATGCTACGCCGccattttggaattggtaatctgaagaatacattttctattcctcagctgcttcatttttatttatctcctGTGTAGGGAATTTCATATCCTATTAcgaaccctgattgaacattcgtgtgtacttATAAAAGATGGAGAATAACCATGAGGATGTATGgcatagttataattgtaagtccatgtttgagttcgagtagaattgaggatcgacatcagagtaattctagccaATCTACTTACTAATTTACTTCTCCCCTCTGCCattatcacagctgattttagctgatctaattaaatctcatgagagctaagcagctctcctccaaaacatttttcaaattgttggagttaccatgttgatttatCGATTTCTATTTCTTTAACGTGCctaaaatacacattattttcatcactagataTACAAACGTATTGCCTctcgaaaaaagttgaacagAGGAGATGTGTTTATTttcagtttgtttgtttgttagtcactgtttttaagatataattacTGTGATAGATAAAACACGTAGAGTAACCCTacttaataatagaaataaaataaaaaactgtgaACCAGGATTACAACAAAGTTAAGGATCGATTTTGAGCAATTTGAGTACAATGATTATGTATGGTCACTCTAGgataccattttattttatgaggtCAAGGTAgaacaaaagtttaaaagtaattaatccATCATACATTTGGAAAATATTGAGGTACACAGCAAAACTATCGATATATATGTTCAATAGAGATGCTTGATATAgcaaaaaaggtcaattttaagaaaatgccCATAGGCGGAGTTCTGTGTTCTACCTAGTGGCATTAAGCTTAAATTGCCGGGTATAAGTTTATATCAACttctcatcaaaaaaaaaaaaagttccaatatTTGTCGATAGATGGCCAATTCTTCCGAATTGCACTATAGATAGGGAGGGggacttaaaatcaaattcaatttgagCACTACATTTTGGATGCAAGAGGACATTTTAAacactctagaaaaaataattttatattttcttgccagtacatatctatatatttgaTCATGTTACTCAAAATATAGGAGCTACTTCAGccatttgtaataaatttatgtatcttACTTATTTCTTCAACTCGAAGGTCCTTAAGGTGTTTCAGATCGTTTGAGCTACCAAAGTAGTTTGTTAcgcaaaaatttgtttttctttaaaatgaaaaatattcattatattccTATGTATAGCTTGGAAAaatgaacttttgaaattcagcaaaataactttacaatagaaacttataaaaaatccctttacaaaaataactttttccacAAAATACAACAGAAAATCGAATTAACAGGGCACTTTAAAAACGGGACTCTTGAGAACACATGctacaataaaaattaagaagaagttgacctttttttgaTCTGTTAATGTgatcaaaaaattatcctttataattttttaatgttaaaaaattattccttgaATTATAAAAGGGTGttaatgataaaaacattatttcttatTACTTGAAAAGTAGATTAAAAAACACCTATTCATGGTTGCAAAAGTTTTTTCGGTGCAAGtgccaatattaatttttttttacaaatatacttCCGAGATATGTAGTCAATAGAAAATTTgggataaaattgaatttgctcattttcataatttaacaTACCCCTACTGCAGAACATTTCCATGTTACGTCCGTATTGTTGTCGTGGGTCATCTTAGGACCCCTAAACAATGTTAATAAGAATTAAACcttctttcattaatattaagaaaactaTTTAACGGTTTTGCCTGTAGTTGAATGTCCAATATggaatcaacaaataaaatgatttgaacCCTACGGTTCATTAAAAACCAATCCTTTTAATGTGTGGATTTGTTATATATCAgatctattttctattaaaaataaaccattataatttcttatttgcGAAGCTTTTTATAAAGACCCAATGTTTTTCTTCTATAATTTACCTTTATTATCTATAATCGatccaaaacaaatttaattgtataaaagaGGCAATTTCATATGGATTTTCACAAtgtataactataattaattcatatatcacTGTCTATTTTAGGCTTAAAGATgtactcaatatttttaaaggcattGGATGTagttttatcaagatttaaagaaaaattgtaaattcttatgtagaatgtttgctttttactagaaaatttcatatttgatattttttttgcaaaaaatttaatattttttttgcaaaaaatttaatatttttttccaaaaaacttatttttttttaatcagctatggatttttgaaattttttccaaagtatttaatttcttatcataaatgaatatttgatatcattttttttattcatataatttaatttttgtgagcacctgtagattttgaattattttcaaaaaaaataacgtttgaagtttaatttttgaatttacgttccaaattttttcttcctttttttgtacagttatggaatttttgaaaatttttgacaaaataattaatattagaaatttataataattttttttgggaagaaatTAATCAAAGCTAATACTTAAAGTAgataaaatgaacaattttgcttaaactcattcaaatagctttattaagagaaaaaaactggcgttgttttgatgaaaaatgattcCTCTCCGATTTACCAATGCTGACTGCTTCTGTTCTATCACCAACTTCAAACAGTGGATTTGTTCACAGTAGAGAGTAGTTGAACGCTGGCCTATAGGAGATCAGTTCAAAGAATATTATACCCCGTTAATACCACCAAACACTTTTGGACTCTTCGGTGGTCTGAATCCTCTTTAGAAATTGACCATTTTGTCTTAATTCAGCAGGAAATCGCATATGGAAATTCGATCcatgagatatttttttgcCAGCTCGTGTGGCACCCCAACATCGAGATTCTTTTTGTATTCAGCCTTCTGCAGATGGTTCAGAACGGGTTTATGATCGATTTTCAACACTTAAGCAATATGAAAACTGCTAACATGCCAGGTCTATCATGATACTTTCCAGGATTTTGTCAACATGTTCGACGACACTCCTGCCAGTgctataattaaaattccacTACACCAGAATTAAATCATGAATACCCTATCGTATGATCTGATGTTACCAATAATGAACGAgatttacttattcaaaaaaagagcGGGAAATACAAAGTTACTTTTTCCCCcacctaatatataaaaactggCCAATAGAGATGTAACATTTTTACTAGAGAGTAAGGTTtcagtctttttatttattggttccATCTTAACATACAACAAtgcaatattttctttaattatagtgaaaaaagtttttcattgtCAAAAAACCTAATGGCCGATATCAACAATCCGGATGTCACGCGAAAAAACTCTATAGTAGGGGATTattcacagtttaaaaaaagattttgtgagCCCAATCAATTAACAATTAGAACACTAATATTTCTAATGAATAGGAAACAAAGATGGCATTGAAAAATAacagttcattttttaattccattttaagTTTGCATTggtagtaaatatatttaattgtacatacattaatCTACGAATTATAATAGCACTTTGCCTCCACAAAACTAAAGTACACTGACACTTGAATTATAACTATTAGAAATTATAagattgaattaatatttttgggaaaatatattttttaattggaaactttgtggaatttttttaaccaagaaTATTGATAAATGCAGGTTGCAGACTTCAAATATTTCGcgattcttaatttaaaaagaacaaataagtataacttttttaatttagaactaattttattgaaaaaaaaatactttgaggaATCCATTTATTCAACGTAGTAGTCCTCTGCCTCAATGACTTACTCCACCCTGCTGCTGAACCTGCTGTAAAGTCCTCTTCAGCAGGTTCACAAGAAGCAGGTTTTGGAAACAATCAGGGAGGCCTATAATCAGGAACTATCTCTACctctaaatatgtatttgtgccgaaaatgtataataaaacagAAGGTTGGAATCCATTCTCATCAGCGATCCAGTCGACAACGTAAGTTTGACCATCAGGGCCAACATATTCGTAAGATCCCTTCATGACAACGACAGATTCCTCTCCAATAGTGACAGTGGATCCAGAAGATGTTTGTCTGATACCATTTTCGGATTCAAAGGAGTTGTCAAAGTCGCTATTGTCTCCAAGGGTACCGGGAGCATTATTTGATTCACTGATGATGGCAACAACGGGGACAGCGGGTCCAGATGAAGCTCCTCCAGTAGATCCACCGAAAGATGATCCTCCGAAGGATGAACCAGATCCACCGAATGAGGATGTGACTTGGTTAAAGGATGAAGCAGATCCTACTTGTCCAGCTCCGTAAAAGCTGATTGGAGGAGTTACGACCAATTCTTCTGGAGAATACTCCGGCATCAACGCTGATGGCAGAGCAGAGAACTAAGGTACAAAGAGCAAAAGCTTCAACATTCTGGTTAATGATAAAATACCACTTCATTAATATGGCCGCCGTaactggccttacagtagccccttctgtcgacccaatttttcaatatattttcgattttgtgagcttcaatagctgcaatgacGACTTCGATTTCGTGCTTCAAATCGTCAAttgtctctggatggttggcgtaacatttatccttgacggttctccacgaaaaatagtccaacggagtcaaactGCAGCTACGAGGAGGCCAGTTGACGTCGCtctttcggcttatgatgcgattgtcgaagacagtgcgcaaaagatccactgtaacgttggctgtgtagCACGTAGtgccatcttgttggaaccaaatatcgtcgATGtattccttttccatttggggaaacaaaaaatcttccaacatggccccaTAGTGCTCACCATTGActgtaacggcagctccttgctcgtttttgcTTTCGGCAAAATCAGCAATTTTTCGATGAAGTGCACTGGACGAACATGGGAAcccgttgttttatccattaacgaacaaTTTTTgtgcacacgcttcacaaattttcccacaaactgcctggaatgcgctttatttcgaccgacgtaatttttttgcaaattcgtttgaagactctccattgtggatgtaagtcttcagtatttcccaatgtTCTTCGAGCGTAATCTTAATCATTTTGTAcaccggagaccttttacaaaatatttaaatacaatgagcatgttactacagctgtcagacgtcaaaaaagtggtagttccAAATGCAACGGCTAGATGGGCCTTCTGTATATTAAGATTACTCTTTAGTTGCATTGCTACGCctcaaaacattttgaattttcaacaaaaatgtttaaatctatattcatcttatacataaattcataaaaatatttgtcatatttttattcaaaaaataaacccttTATAAGATTGAAATTGCTCAATGTCTTTATATGTCTATGGTAAAAAAAGGCATGGGATAGggtttatattgaaattatatgattttataaaaactgtgaTCACAGGcctgattttattaatatgggtGTGTCTTTGTCTATAtttaaatctgaaaaataattttttttctgtaaaaatataacaaattgtcGACAAATGGCCTTTTGAACTTAATTATGTCATTCAGATAATTTTTCAGTTCTTCTACCCATTTTTAGCGGACGTGTTTGAGCTTTCGCATACAGGCTTATAGTATTATATGACTTTGATGCACAAAATTTTAACACATCATATCTATCCGGGCAGTTCATTGAAATCTGGACACTTAcgtattcaataattaattaaggttgaatGGTTGAAATTATTAAAGGAAACAGCCCAGtccaatttgaattatttttacacttttgtatCCCCTTGAATCCCTGATGCCAATcccttcgactacaccttttgggtacatgtcgagggAATGCCTATAGTGTCCGTCATATAAACACCGAATCCCTCAAAACAACTTTCAGGTAGTATTGGACGCAgagggtgccaggccttctgccaccgCCAGAAAAGCCAAAATTAAGCTAAGGGGATACATTATGATTAAGAGAGCAGAGACAcatttaagtatattattaatttgattgaaattctgtagttaataaataaattatatttagttgaagtataaaattgaaagtgctcaaattttaatagaccactcggtaagtctgctattgtttgaatttatttaaaaatgaaaacagtCAATCTTTTCCACACTACTTTCATTTGAATGCAACTCATCAAATGTTGCAACGATCATCATAGCCAGAGACGATTGGAACACTTAACTTTCcattaaaaaacatcatttttataaccCGATTATTGAACTGATTACAAaggaaacacaaaaattaactgtattttattacatgttGAATGATTATAATGTTTACGTCATTTACAATTTGtatcagttttttaaatattcttttttcactcgtaaatatcaattaaaatttaaaaaaatatttggagtaaTATAAGccatggagaaaaaataaatccttaattttaaatgatgtaatCAACATGAGTTCGAAGTTGCTTAAAATGAAATTGGTtattcataaagtaaaaaaaaaaattatattattacaaaaatttgtattaaatatttattactttatgcgTTATAAATCAGTAGCCATCGTGGTATGCCTCAgttcttacataaaaaaaaaacatttcataaaaaattccaTAAGAATAACAAAGGaactatttttaaggaaaacagTACATTAAAATCATTAAATCTCGATTAAACTGGCTAATTATGCAAAAAGATCCAGaacaatataatatcaatatatataatgaattgaatataatctaaattaatattttaagatcaTGCTGAATATTATTGGCTATCGAATTTAGATAGACAAATGATAAGaagtacttttattaatatcaggGTGTTTTAGATCCAAGTTCACTAATGGTTTGTTAAAAGTAACGAGTAggaaattatactaaaaattaaggttaatagaaatacaaggttataccataacgtgtggTCGCCTGATGTTTTACTTCTTCCACGCTttaaataatgacgtcatagtagatgagtggttgaaTGTAAtatcaaaaactgtttttctttccagaagtcagtacgatacatcagagtgaaaattctagcaataatgACAATAATTGTCAAaccttgaatttctattaagaattttttattttttttgctctattaaatttaattggttacagaaataaaaaaaatgaaaagctgccattattattacaaaaacaatgATCCTCATAAAGtgagaaaattatttacttctaTAATCAGGAACTATTTCTAcatctaaatatgtatttgtgcagaaaatgtataataattttaattaaatacatatatatttatgaacaaaaaataaatatgagctCACACaccaactgtttttcctttgataattcctaaaatgtgtttttctatACATAAATAGCATCTGCagtaatgattaaaaaaaattcattcttaaatattattcgttattaaagatttttccaaTCTAAATAGGAAGATTGATGATCCAATACActataaattggaaattttgtaaaatcttaaatcagaaatacatatattctttttaaattaaatttatttcgatCAACTTTcgtttctaattaattatttatatttcaagaatgtataaaaagtataaaattttaggaAGGAAAGTCTTAACGACCATATTGTGTAAGGGGAGCAACGGATTGGCTTTGGCTAGATGCACCAAAAGATTGTCCAAATCCACCTGCAGCAGAACCACTAAATCCACCAGCAGAAGTAGATCCTCCAACAGCATCTTCTTGGGCAGCAAAAGCAATTTGAGCTGCGACGGCTTCAGCAATTTCAGGGAATGGGATTGGGACTTCCTTGGGGAGATGAGGGGCAGAAGGTTGGAATCCATTCTCATCAGCGATCCAGTCGACAACGTAAGTTTGACCATCAGGGCCAACATATTCGTAAGATCCCTTCATGACAACGACAGATTCCTCTCCAATAGTGACAGTGGATCCAGAAGATGTTTGTCTGATACCATTTTCGGATTCAAAGGAGTTGTCAAAGTCGCTATTGTCTCCAAGGGTACCGGGAGCATTATTTGATTCACTGATGATGGCAACAACGGGGACAGCGGGTCCAGATGAAGCTCCTCCAGTAGATCCACCGAAAGATGATCCTCCGAAGGATGAACCAGATCCACCGAATGAGGATGTGACTTGGTTAAAGGATGAAGCAGCTCCTATTTGTCCAGCTCCGTAAGAACTGATTGGAGGTGAGTTACGACCAATTCTTCGGGAGAATACTCCGGCATCAATGCTGATGGCAGAGCAGAGAACTAAGGTACAAAGAGCCTggaaaatacaaacatatttagtAATATGAATTAACTAATTCGAGAGAACATTTTAGTGTGTcttactaaatatttcatttttggtgtTATTGATTGCCAATGATGGAAAATGCAACTGATGTTGTGTTCATGGAATACTCGGCCTTTATATACACATTAATAActatgaactcttttttatacatagttTAATTATGTTTACTAACAACTGGACAGAAAACAAACCGCTCTCTTCTTTATTTGctggaggaaaaaaaattaaaacttgttcTTTATGAGGGAACTTATGATGGTCTTgactttgaatttattttgagaatatgtACGGATCATATTTAATTGAAGTACACAAACGAGTGAacgaatttaattataataaatttgactatttatttattaactttgtcACAAAAGatgattaaatgtttttaatctagttattaatttggttaattttttagACTTTGTATCTTTTGAAATAATGTTCAATAGATTATTATGTTTACCTTCcgataaattaaactttttagtaaGGATGAACTaatcaaaaaagtgtgtggaaaaAGGCTTGTGAggctggagaggccacttttgacaccagcaataaaagaagTACATCTCTTCTGTTGCTAGACTCTTTTGATTTCcattgaaatcttttttcacacttttggccCTCCGACATCCCTAATGACAAACCATTCGACTACATCTAGAGCAAATTTCATCCCGTAGTTCCTCGTGGAATTTGAATATCTCTAGAGATGGTGATTAAGTTGGAAGTATCTTCCATTAATTCCCCCTTTCTTTCTTTGGTTCTATATCTTGGAGAATATAGAAGTCCACTTCTCCGGTCtgaaagaatgaattttaattttaggacttaattgtcaaattgaaattgaatataacTTCATTTATGACTGTATTTTTGAGTTCCAGGAAGAGTCAAGTATGTGTTAAAACagtgtaacattttttttattgtgatcgagttcaatattttaaatattatgtattgtggtttctactttttaattcattaacgTTAATTTCTCAATGTCCTTTCTATaccataaattttacaaatcaatTATCCAACGGTTAGAGTtttgaattttccaaaaaatatattttggcgaGTATTTGAAGTCCAAATTAGTCTTTGTTTcattataaatctaaaatttcaGCCAGTTTGTTCTCTGGGTTAGGATTTCCAGGCTTCTAAA contains:
- the LOC121130471 gene encoding uncharacterized protein, producing MPEYSPEELVVTPPISFYGAGQVGSASSFNQVTSSFGGSGSSFGGSSFGGSTGGASSGPAVPVVAIISESNNAPGTLGDNSDFDNSFESENGIRQTSSGSTVTIGEESVVVMKGSYEYVGPDGQTYVVDWIADENGFQPSVLLYIFGTNTYLEVEIVPDYRPP
- the LOC121130438 gene encoding uncharacterized protein; translation: MKYLALCTLVLCSAISIDAGVFSRRIGRNSPPISSYGAGQIGAASSFNQVTSSFGGSGSSFGGSSFGGSTGGASSGPAVPVVAIISESNNAPGTLGDNSDFDNSFESENGIRQTSSGSTVTIGEESVVVMKGSYEYVGPDGQTYVVDWIADENGFQPSAPHLPKEVPIPFPEIAEAVAAQIAFAAQEDAVGGSTSAGGFSGSAAGGFGQSFGASSQSQSVAPLTQYGR
- the LOC121130111 gene encoding uncharacterized protein → MKYLALCTLVLCSAISIDAGVFSRRIGRNSPPISSYGAGQVGSASSFNQVTSSFGGSGSSFGGSSFGGSAGGASSGPAVPVVAIISESNNAPGTLGDNSDFDNSFESENGIRQTSSGSTVTIGEESVVVMKGSYEYVGPDGQTYVVDWIADENGFQPSAPHLPKEVPIPFPEIAEAVAAQIAFAAQEDAVGGSTSAGGFSGSAAGGFGQSFGASSQSQSVAPLTQYGR